Proteins from a single region of Flavobacterium sp. YJ01:
- the aroB gene encoding 3-dehydroquinate synthase, producing MQSIQANNYLVHFNQNAYEALNKHLKENKYSNLFIIVDDQTNEYCLPKLLPIIETDLNIEIIEFEAGEANKNIETCIQIWNVLTELGADRKSLLINLGGGVVTDLGGFVASTFKRGVDFINIPTTLLSMVDASVGGKTGVDLGNLKNQIGVINVPQMVLIDTQYLETLPQSEMRSGLAEMLKHGLIYDAPYWRQFSDLKSIVFDELDQLIYRSVEIKNEIVIQDPTEKNIRKALNFGHTLGHAIEGYFLESTEKTTLLHGEAIAVGMILESYISLQKNLISPEEYREIKTIIKGIYDDIIFEENDIDPILELLIHDKKNEYGLIQFALIEGIGKIKINQSVENKLILDAFQDYKS from the coding sequence ATGCAGTCTATTCAAGCCAATAATTACCTCGTTCATTTTAACCAAAATGCTTACGAAGCTTTAAATAAACATTTAAAAGAAAACAAATATTCTAATCTATTTATAATCGTAGATGATCAGACTAATGAATATTGTTTGCCTAAATTGCTTCCTATAATTGAAACGGATTTAAACATCGAAATTATTGAATTTGAAGCCGGTGAAGCAAATAAAAATATAGAGACTTGTATTCAGATTTGGAATGTTTTGACGGAATTAGGCGCTGATAGAAAGTCGCTTCTAATTAATCTTGGTGGCGGTGTGGTTACTGATTTAGGAGGTTTTGTAGCTTCTACTTTTAAAAGAGGTGTTGATTTTATAAATATTCCAACCACTTTATTATCAATGGTAGATGCTTCTGTTGGAGGAAAAACAGGTGTTGATTTAGGAAATCTAAAAAATCAAATTGGTGTTATTAATGTGCCTCAAATGGTATTAATTGACACACAATATTTAGAAACTTTACCGCAAAGCGAAATGCGTTCTGGTTTGGCAGAAATGCTAAAACATGGTTTAATTTACGATGCGCCATATTGGAGACAATTTTCTGATTTGAAATCAATTGTTTTTGACGAACTGGATCAGTTAATTTATCGTTCTGTTGAAATTAAAAACGAAATCGTAATTCAAGATCCAACAGAAAAAAACATTCGCAAAGCCTTGAATTTTGGACATACACTTGGTCATGCTATTGAAGGCTATTTTTTAGAAAGCACAGAAAAAACGACTTTACTTCATGGAGAAGCTATTGCTGTGGGAATGATTTTGGAGAGTTACATTTCTTTGCAAAAAAATCTAATTTCGCCAGAAGAATACAGAGAAATCAAAACAATAATCAAAGGCATTTACGATGATATTATTTTTGAAGAAAATGACATCGATCCGATCTTAGAATTGCTGATTCACGACAAAAAAAATGAATACGGTTTAATTCAATTTGCATTGATTGAGGGAATCGGAAAAATAAAAATTAACCAATCCGTTGAAAATAAATTAATTCTAGACGCGTTTCAAGATTATAAATCTTAA
- a CDS encoding phosphoenolpyruvate carboxylase yields MYTLPKIERFNQDVLSKYHIYNSVFITLPFDSIDNTGVLLPLFTETCETGFKKQETPKEIFDFFSNKFLNNASETEKVDLMFRFIQYIERQIVLFDAIEDAAFPEVNNMEGRGSLRDIKEKSDAKEKDDELVEFLENFNVRTVLTAHPTQFYPGPVLGIINDLTEAIRQNDLLKIKQLLAQLGKTPFIQHEKPNPYDEAVSLIWYLENVFYATAGEIVHYLQKNINDGTPIKNQLIKLGFWPGGDRDGNPFVTTEITLKVADRLRTSILKCYYVEMRNLKRKLTFSGVDTLVSDLEHKLYRSVFYSKGDIFITLDELLTQLNKVRKIIIEKHQSLYLDELEALLVKINLFGFHFATLDIRQNSKIHNKVFKDVVDYYLNSGSSIFPNNYYELTEDQKIDVLSKVKGDLNPADFEDEITRSTLESVQAIKTIQKNNGEEGANRYIISNNESALNVMETFAMIRLNNWENPTVDIIPLFESVDDLQNAHSIMEQLYTNPEYASHLKSRGNEQTIMLGFSDGTKDGGYLMANWSIYQAKISLTEISRKYGIKAIFFDGRGGPPARGGGKTHKFYASLGPKIENNEIQITVQGQTISSNFGTLDSCRYNIENLVTAGVTNQVFGKDKNELSADETQILNQLADLGYQKYLSFKNHPKFIPYLEKMSTLKYYSKTNIGSRPSKRSKSESLDFADLRAIPFVGSWSQLKQNVPGFFGVGSALKHFEESRQWDKVSDLYHNSLFFKTLLENSMMSLAKSFLPLTAYMSKDPEFGEFWNIIHTEFLETKRLLLKIAGHKTLMENYPDGIASIQIRERIVLPLLTIQQYALLRINELNKEKVPNEDLIKVYEKIVTRSLFGNTNASRNSA; encoded by the coding sequence ATGTATACGTTGCCAAAAATTGAGCGTTTTAATCAAGACGTTCTCTCAAAATACCACATTTATAATAGTGTTTTTATAACATTACCTTTTGATTCTATAGATAATACGGGAGTTTTACTTCCTTTATTTACAGAAACTTGCGAAACGGGCTTTAAAAAACAAGAAACTCCAAAAGAAATTTTTGATTTCTTCTCGAATAAATTTCTAAATAACGCTTCAGAAACTGAAAAGGTTGACTTAATGTTTCGATTTATTCAATACATTGAACGCCAAATTGTACTTTTTGATGCAATCGAAGATGCAGCATTTCCAGAAGTTAATAATATGGAAGGACGTGGATCTTTGCGTGATATAAAAGAAAAATCAGATGCAAAAGAGAAAGACGACGAATTGGTTGAGTTTTTGGAAAACTTCAATGTTCGTACAGTTTTAACGGCGCACCCAACTCAGTTTTATCCTGGTCCAGTTTTAGGAATTATTAATGATTTGACTGAAGCTATCCGCCAAAATGACTTGCTTAAAATCAAACAATTATTGGCGCAGTTAGGAAAAACGCCTTTTATTCAGCATGAAAAACCAAATCCGTATGATGAAGCTGTAAGTTTGATCTGGTATTTGGAAAATGTATTTTATGCTACTGCTGGAGAAATTGTACATTATCTTCAAAAAAATATTAATGACGGAACACCGATTAAGAACCAATTAATAAAACTTGGTTTCTGGCCTGGAGGTGACCGTGACGGAAATCCGTTTGTTACTACAGAAATTACGCTTAAAGTTGCAGATCGTTTAAGAACTTCAATCTTGAAATGCTATTATGTCGAAATGAGAAACTTAAAGCGTAAGCTAACTTTCTCAGGTGTAGATACTTTAGTATCAGATCTTGAACATAAACTTTATCGTTCAGTGTTTTATTCTAAAGGTGATATTTTTATTACTTTGGATGAATTATTAACGCAATTGAATAAAGTTAGAAAGATAATAATCGAAAAACATCAGTCTTTATACTTGGATGAATTAGAAGCTCTTTTGGTTAAAATCAATTTATTTGGATTCCATTTTGCTACTTTAGATATTCGCCAAAACAGTAAAATTCACAATAAAGTATTTAAAGATGTTGTAGATTATTACCTAAATTCAGGTTCATCTATTTTTCCTAATAATTATTATGAACTAACAGAAGATCAGAAAATTGATGTTTTATCTAAAGTTAAAGGAGATTTAAATCCAGCTGATTTTGAAGATGAAATTACAAGATCTACTTTAGAATCTGTTCAGGCAATTAAAACCATTCAAAAAAATAATGGTGAAGAAGGAGCAAATCGTTATATTATTAGTAATAACGAAAGCGCTTTGAATGTTATGGAGACATTTGCTATGATTCGCCTAAATAATTGGGAAAATCCAACTGTTGATATTATTCCTCTTTTTGAATCTGTTGATGATTTACAGAATGCACATTCAATAATGGAGCAATTATATACTAATCCAGAATACGCAAGTCATTTAAAATCAAGAGGAAACGAGCAAACTATAATGCTTGGTTTCTCTGACGGAACAAAAGATGGCGGTTATTTAATGGCCAACTGGAGTATTTATCAAGCAAAAATTTCATTAACAGAGATTTCAAGAAAATACGGAATTAAAGCTATTTTCTTTGATGGACGCGGAGGACCGCCTGCACGTGGAGGAGGAAAAACTCATAAATTCTATGCTTCTCTAGGACCAAAAATCGAAAATAATGAAATTCAGATCACAGTTCAAGGACAAACTATTAGTTCTAATTTCGGGACTTTAGATTCATGCCGTTATAATATTGAAAATTTAGTTACTGCTGGTGTTACGAATCAGGTTTTTGGAAAAGATAAAAATGAATTGTCTGCTGACGAAACTCAGATTTTAAATCAGTTAGCAGATTTGGGATACCAAAAATACTTAAGTTTTAAAAATCATCCGAAGTTTATTCCGTATTTGGAAAAAATGAGTACGCTGAAATATTACTCAAAAACAAACATTGGAAGCCGTCCATCTAAAAGAAGCAAATCTGAATCTCTTGATTTTGCAGATTTAAGAGCGATTCCGTTTGTAGGTTCTTGGAGTCAATTGAAGCAAAACGTACCAGGATTCTTTGGTGTTGGTTCTGCGTTAAAACATTTTGAAGAATCTCGACAATGGGATAAAGTAAGCGATTTGTATCATAATTCTTTGTTTTTCAAGACATTACTTGAAAACAGTATGATGTCATTGGCAAAGTCATTCTTGCCTTTAACAGCTTATATGAGCAAAGATCCTGAATTTGGAGAATTTTGGAATATTATCCATACTGAGTTTTTAGAAACAAAAAGGCTTCTTTTGAAAATTGCAGGGCATAAAACATTGATGGAAAATTACCCTGATGGTATTGCATCGATTCAAATTAGAGAACGTATTGTGTTGCCATTATTGACAATTCAGCAATATGCACTATTGAGAATTAATGAATTAAACAAAGAAAAAGTTCCAAACGAAGACTTGATCAAAGTGTATGAAAAAATTGTAACAAGATCTCTTTTTGGAAATACTAATGCAAGTAGAAACTCAGCATAA
- a CDS encoding deoxyhypusine synthase family protein, whose protein sequence is MKGPISQFIEKHYLHFNSASLVDAAKAYEQQLADGAKMLVSMAGAMSTAEIGKIFAEVIRQDKVHIISCTGANLEEDIMNLVAHSHYERVPNYRDLTPEDEWALLERGLNRVTDTCIPEHEAFRRLQKHIYKIWKDADDKGERYFPHEFMYKMLLSGVLEEYYEIDLKDSWMYAAAEKNLPIIVPGWEDSTMGNIFASYVIKGELKASTMKSGIEYMTFLADWYSKNSSNGIGFFQIGGGIAGDFPICVVPMLYQDMEMHDVPFWSYFCQISDSTTSYGSYSGAVPNEKITWGKLDIKTPKFIIESDATIVAPLIFAYLLDL, encoded by the coding sequence ATGAAAGGACCAATCAGTCAGTTTATTGAAAAACATTATTTGCATTTCAACTCTGCTTCATTAGTAGATGCTGCAAAAGCTTATGAGCAGCAATTAGCCGATGGTGCAAAGATGCTTGTGAGTATGGCTGGCGCAATGAGTACAGCTGAAATTGGTAAAATTTTTGCCGAAGTAATTAGACAAGACAAAGTACATATTATTTCATGTACAGGTGCGAATCTAGAAGAAGATATCATGAATTTAGTAGCTCATTCTCACTACGAAAGAGTGCCAAACTACCGTGATTTAACTCCAGAAGACGAATGGGCTTTACTTGAAAGAGGATTAAATCGTGTTACTGACACTTGTATCCCTGAACATGAAGCTTTCCGTCGTTTACAAAAACATATTTACAAAATTTGGAAAGATGCAGATGATAAAGGAGAACGTTATTTTCCGCATGAATTTATGTATAAAATGTTATTGTCTGGCGTTTTAGAAGAATATTACGAAATTGACTTAAAAGATAGCTGGATGTATGCAGCTGCAGAGAAAAATTTACCAATTATTGTTCCAGGTTGGGAAGATAGTACAATGGGAAATATCTTTGCTTCATACGTAATTAAAGGAGAACTGAAAGCATCTACGATGAAATCTGGAATTGAATACATGACTTTCCTTGCGGACTGGTATTCTAAAAACAGTTCAAACGGAATTGGATTCTTCCAAATCGGTGGTGGTATTGCTGGTGACTTCCCTATTTGTGTTGTACCAATGTTGTACCAAGATATGGAAATGCACGATGTTCCGTTTTGGAGCTATTTCTGCCAAATCTCAGATTCAACAACTAGTTATGGTTCTTATTCTGGAGCAGTTCCAAATGAAAAAATCACTTGGGGTAAATTAGACATCAAAACCCCTAAATTTATTATTGAGTCGGACGCTACAATTGTTGCTCCGTTAATTTTCGCATATTTATTAGATTTATAA
- a CDS encoding DinB family protein yields MNVSDILENEYAGHFGTYLKQAGEGKLIEELEISLHEFIRFVQNIPMDKFDYRYAEGKWTIKEIIQHVIDTERIFAYRALRFSRNDKTPLPSFEEQDYADNSNANSRSIQELLTEFSAVRHSNLLFYKSLSDEQLKRIGTASNNQISVRALGFVIIGHQKHHQKVFEERYL; encoded by the coding sequence ATGAATGTAAGCGATATTTTAGAAAATGAGTACGCAGGTCATTTCGGTACATATCTTAAACAAGCTGGAGAGGGCAAATTAATAGAAGAGTTAGAGATTTCTCTTCATGAATTTATCAGATTTGTTCAAAACATTCCGATGGATAAATTTGATTATCGTTACGCGGAAGGAAAATGGACAATTAAAGAAATAATCCAACATGTAATTGATACGGAACGAATTTTTGCTTACAGAGCTTTACGTTTTTCTAGAAATGATAAAACGCCGTTACCAAGTTTTGAAGAACAAGATTACGCAGACAATTCTAATGCCAATTCAAGAAGTATTCAAGAATTACTGACTGAATTTTCTGCTGTAAGACATTCCAATTTGTTGTTTTACAAAAGTTTATCTGATGAACAGCTTAAAAGAATAGGTACTGCATCTAACAACCAAATTTCTGTTCGTGCTTTAGGTTTTGTTATAATTGGACATCAAAAACACCATCAGAAAGTTTTTGAGGAAAGATATTTGTAG
- a CDS encoding DNA primase yields MKRVIVDYAKLTNEILNLLVEKFPDGYDDSDVIRFRNAKNELVEAVEVRTEDTIYLVKISTKLADRIENYDEDDDLDVDVDAIAPVKGIDLDDDISDDDDDDDNQDKPDSDGGDGDDDDDDDDDDKADTDYDEDEEDED; encoded by the coding sequence ATGAAAAGAGTTATAGTAGACTACGCTAAACTTACCAATGAAATTTTAAATCTTTTGGTTGAAAAATTTCCTGATGGTTATGACGATTCGGATGTAATCCGTTTTAGAAACGCTAAAAACGAATTGGTTGAAGCTGTTGAAGTTCGTACTGAAGATACAATTTACTTAGTGAAAATTAGTACTAAACTTGCAGACAGAATTGAAAACTACGATGAAGATGACGATTTAGATGTTGATGTAGATGCAATTGCACCAGTTAAAGGTATCGATCTTGACGATGATATTAGCGATGACGATGATGACGATGATAATCAAGATAAACCAGATTCTGACGGTGGTGACGGAGATGACGATGATGACGATGATGATGACGACAAAGCTGACACTGATTATGATGAAGATGAAGAGGATGAAGATTAA
- a CDS encoding arginine decarboxylase, with protein MNTKYSDLINQTYYFPQEEFKLNKDNLLFHNIDLMKLVEQYGTPLKFTYLPQISENINKAKAWFRKSMEKNKYDAKYYYCYCTKSSHFEYIMNEAFKNNIHIETSSAFDVNIVENLLENGKINKSTYVICNGFKRDEYITNIARLINSGHKNTIPIIDNYEELDLLQAEIKGKFKIGIRIAAEEEPKFEFYTSRLGIGYKNIVSFYKKQIQENDKLELKMLHFFINTGINDTSYYWNELVKCIKVYIALKKECPTLDGLNIGGGFPIKNSLAFEYDYQYMIDEIINQIKIACDEAEVDVPNIFTEFGSFTVGESGGAIYQILYQKQQNDREKWNMIDSSFITTLPDTWAINKRFIMLAVNRWNDTYERVLLGGLTCDSDDYYNSEQNMNAIYLPKYNKEKPLYIGFFNTGAYQETIGGYGGLHHCLIPQPKHILIDRDENGILATEVFSEQQTSDDVLKILGYKKKL; from the coding sequence ATGAATACAAAATATTCGGATCTAATAAACCAAACATACTACTTTCCGCAAGAGGAATTTAAACTAAACAAAGACAACCTTTTATTTCACAATATTGATTTGATGAAATTGGTTGAACAATATGGTACTCCATTAAAGTTTACTTATCTGCCTCAGATTTCTGAAAACATTAATAAAGCAAAAGCTTGGTTCAGAAAATCAATGGAAAAGAACAAATACGACGCAAAATACTATTATTGCTACTGTACAAAAAGCTCTCATTTTGAATATATTATGAATGAAGCTTTCAAGAATAACATTCACATTGAAACATCATCTGCTTTTGATGTTAATATTGTAGAAAATTTACTTGAAAATGGTAAAATAAATAAAAGTACTTATGTTATTTGTAACGGTTTTAAAAGAGACGAATACATCACAAATATTGCAAGATTAATCAATAGCGGGCATAAAAACACTATTCCGATTATTGATAATTATGAGGAACTAGATTTGCTTCAGGCAGAAATTAAAGGAAAATTCAAAATTGGAATCCGTATTGCTGCTGAGGAAGAACCTAAATTTGAGTTTTATACATCAAGATTAGGTATTGGTTACAAAAACATTGTTTCTTTCTATAAAAAGCAAATTCAGGAGAATGATAAGTTAGAGCTGAAAATGCTTCACTTTTTCATTAATACCGGAATCAACGATACATCATATTACTGGAATGAGCTTGTAAAATGTATTAAAGTATATATTGCTCTTAAAAAAGAATGCCCTACTCTAGATGGCTTGAACATTGGTGGTGGTTTTCCAATTAAGAATTCGCTTGCATTTGAATATGATTACCAATATATGATTGATGAAATTATCAATCAGATTAAAATAGCCTGTGATGAAGCTGAAGTTGATGTTCCAAATATTTTTACGGAATTTGGATCGTTTACTGTGGGTGAAAGCGGTGGTGCTATCTATCAGATTTTGTATCAAAAACAACAAAATGATAGAGAAAAATGGAATATGATTGATTCATCTTTCATTACCACTTTACCAGATACTTGGGCGATAAACAAACGTTTTATTATGCTGGCGGTTAACCGTTGGAATGATACTTACGAACGGGTTCTGTTAGGAGGTCTAACTTGTGATAGTGACGATTATTACAATTCTGAGCAAAACATGAACGCCATTTATTTGCCAAAGTACAATAAAGAAAAACCATTATATATTGGTTTCTTTAATACTGGCGCTTATCAGGAAACAATTGGAGGATACGGAGGTTTGCACCACTGTTTAATCCCGCAACCAAAACATATCTTAATTGACAGAGATGAAAACGGAATTCTGGCTACTGAGGTTTTCTCAGAACAACAGACTTCTGACGACGTTTTAAAGATTTTAGGTTATAAAAAAAAGTTGTAA
- the recQ gene encoding DNA helicase RecQ, with protein sequence MTSEILHATLKENFGFEKFRPNQETIINTILSGQDTLAIMPTGGGKSICFQLPALVLPGITIVISPLIALMKDQVDSLKTNGISACFINSSQSSQEQQYYIDNLKSNTFKLVYIAPESLSYLDMAFNELNISLIAIDEAHCISSWGHDFRPAYTNLGYLKNRFPSTPVLALTATADKATRTDIVKQLNLKKPKTFIASFDRKNLSLEVRPALDRVKQIIDFIEDKPNESGIIYCLSRKTTEELAEKLKKNGISAKAYHAGLDNETRAKTQDHFINDDCQVVCATIAFGMGIDKSNVRWVIHYNLPKNIEGYYQEIGRAGRDGLPAETVLFESYADVIQLQKFASEGLNSDIQLAKLDRMKQYADAVSCRRKILLSYFGELVTENCGNCDICKNPPTFFDGTILAQKALSAITRLKESEPLAVIVDFLRGSRNAYIYEKNYQTLKTYGIGDDVSWYDWNQYLIQLINLGYCEIAFHQHNKILLTPFAKKVLFEGEKVKLTTVVKKVIDKNEIKEAKTKTAKNSLFETLRKLRYEIAKEEEVPAYVIFSDASLRQMEVLRPMTDEEFLAVEGVGKAKLEKYGTEFINAIIEFQRNKSVVKKEKKDNTYKKTLELFQNGLSVKEIAEQRNLGETTIISHLAKLYVDGNDINLSQFVSDDEILNIEKAQIELENPNALRPYFEYFEEKMSYDKIRFGLAFLERKNQTI encoded by the coding sequence ATGACTTCAGAAATATTACACGCGACTTTAAAAGAAAATTTTGGTTTTGAAAAATTCAGACCAAATCAGGAAACTATAATAAATACTATTCTTTCTGGGCAAGATACATTAGCTATTATGCCAACAGGAGGTGGAAAATCTATTTGTTTTCAGCTTCCAGCTTTAGTTCTTCCAGGAATTACTATTGTAATTTCTCCTCTAATTGCATTGATGAAAGATCAAGTAGATAGTTTAAAAACCAACGGAATTTCTGCTTGTTTTATTAATAGTTCACAATCATCTCAAGAACAGCAATATTACATTGATAATTTAAAATCGAATACTTTTAAACTTGTCTATATTGCTCCAGAAAGTCTTTCTTATTTAGATATGGCTTTTAATGAATTGAATATTAGCTTAATAGCAATAGACGAAGCGCATTGTATTTCTTCTTGGGGACATGACTTTAGGCCAGCGTATACAAATCTGGGATATTTAAAAAACCGCTTCCCTTCCACTCCAGTTTTGGCTTTAACAGCAACTGCAGATAAAGCAACGCGTACCGACATTGTAAAGCAATTAAATTTAAAGAAACCCAAAACTTTTATCGCTTCGTTTGATCGAAAAAATCTGAGTTTAGAAGTTCGTCCAGCTTTAGATCGTGTCAAACAGATTATTGATTTTATTGAAGATAAACCAAATGAATCTGGAATTATTTATTGTCTAAGTCGGAAAACGACTGAAGAGCTTGCTGAAAAATTAAAGAAAAATGGTATTTCTGCAAAAGCATATCACGCTGGTTTAGACAATGAAACTCGAGCTAAAACTCAAGATCATTTTATTAATGATGATTGCCAAGTAGTTTGCGCCACAATTGCCTTCGGAATGGGAATTGATAAATCGAATGTTCGTTGGGTTATTCATTATAATCTTCCCAAAAATATTGAAGGTTATTATCAGGAAATTGGCCGCGCTGGTCGTGATGGTTTACCGGCAGAAACTGTTCTTTTTGAAAGTTATGCAGATGTAATTCAGCTTCAAAAGTTTGCGTCAGAAGGTTTAAATTCTGATATTCAGCTAGCAAAACTAGATCGCATGAAACAATACGCGGACGCTGTTAGCTGCCGAAGAAAAATTCTGCTTTCATATTTTGGAGAATTGGTTACCGAGAATTGCGGAAACTGCGATATTTGCAAAAATCCTCCAACTTTTTTCGATGGGACAATTCTCGCGCAAAAGGCATTGTCAGCAATTACTCGTTTAAAAGAATCTGAGCCTTTAGCTGTAATTGTCGATTTTTTGCGAGGCTCGAGAAACGCGTATATCTACGAAAAAAATTATCAAACGCTAAAAACGTACGGAATTGGCGATGATGTTTCTTGGTACGACTGGAATCAATATCTTATTCAATTAATAAATTTAGGTTACTGCGAAATTGCTTTTCATCAACACAATAAAATTCTCCTTACCCCTTTCGCCAAAAAAGTTTTGTTTGAAGGCGAAAAAGTAAAACTTACAACTGTTGTTAAAAAAGTAATTGACAAAAACGAAATTAAAGAAGCCAAAACGAAAACGGCCAAAAATTCTCTTTTTGAAACACTTCGAAAATTACGTTATGAAATTGCCAAAGAAGAAGAAGTTCCCGCTTATGTAATTTTTAGTGATGCTTCATTAAGACAAATGGAAGTTTTGAGACCAATGACAGACGAAGAATTTCTCGCTGTTGAAGGTGTTGGAAAAGCAAAGCTAGAAAAATATGGAACCGAATTTATTAATGCAATAATTGAATTCCAAAGAAATAAATCAGTTGTTAAAAAAGAAAAAAAAGACAATACTTATAAAAAAACTCTTGAGTTATTTCAGAATGGACTTTCTGTCAAAGAAATTGCTGAACAACGAAATTTAGGAGAAACAACAATTATTTCCCATTTGGCAAAATTATATGTAGACGGCAATGATATAAATTTGAGTCAATTTGTTTCAGATGATGAAATTTTGAATATTGAGAAAGCTCAAATTGAATTAGAAAATCCGAATGCATTAAGACCTTACTTTGAATATTTTGAAGAAAAAATGTCTTATGATAAAATTCGATTTGGATTGGCATTTTTGGAGAGAAAGAATCAAACAATTTAA